In Bacteroidota bacterium, a single window of DNA contains:
- a CDS encoding histidine kinase translates to MRSVLLYTVLLFCPQFIHAQTSEIKYPAIKFRNFSMEQGLSMSSILQITQTQDGYLWIATPDKLNRYDGYEFKSIPHEYGKDNSPSDNYITALVPLPDGSLLIGTHSGYIDRYYNKYNKFNHYKVWTQQSDAYEIRGFCLVDSQNVIAYTMGGGLIKLNISSGEYERITSKNSQLPSDYTQAVLKLGEHLFAIGTDQGIAYYNSKESHFLPNRNLEQHSVSCLALFKGSLYAGTGNSGLFKVDSNKETEIKLGENDNEEFSHINVLYPDSKGNLWIGTTFDGLVNITKEGSSWILKRDLSDHFSLINNTIYDIFEDSEGNIWLGTISGISVYLPLNQQFKFYRPNSDKLGTHSKQVYPIYEDRQHRIWLGTLEGGLNLFDPSSENFTSFNRNNSHGLTSNSIRAIFQDSKERYWVGTGEQGLFEFFPKERKFTPATDENGRVMTHNPIRSIYEDNRGLLLIGTTDGLLVWNPKTKEIHSGFECTTNDFPPQVIYDIKPGRSANLVWVASFGQGLFEFDIEKREFVSCYSTATKGFSNMNNNVMSIKKLGKDTLLLGTFGGGINILDIKQNRISTFSEVNGLPNDAVYGLLIDKEGNWWVSSNKGIAKINPQTGSVSSFDRPEQIQSLEFNEASYLASSSGLFLFGGIEGLNIFDPSKILVNSGAPIVHLTKMSVFERQLTNLWVDNLQLTHKQNFISFEFVGIELLNPDKVTYSYMLEGIDQDWVNAGNRRFVQYPDLRPGQYIFKVRARSQDGVWSNNIATKSFTILSPFWLTWWFILLIAIALLLALYGGYVYRVNIIRKEFKTKVTEIELKALRSQMNPHFIFNSINSIQYYILNKNPKLAYSYLTKFSSLMRKILQNSRLNFIPLAEELESLQLYIDLENIRIEGEIQYKVEIAEDINPKSMLIPSMILQPFIENSIVHGLLNKEGEKKVTLRVKKEISHFYCEIEDNGIGRAKAKELNANRTKKHESTAMKAIKERLELLNVDMYKKLTINVIDLFDNQENASGTLVQVFIPFMKEY, encoded by the coding sequence ATGAGAAGTGTTCTACTTTATACAGTATTGCTCTTTTGTCCTCAATTTATTCATGCTCAGACGTCAGAGATAAAATATCCTGCAATCAAGTTTCGGAATTTTTCCATGGAACAGGGGCTGTCTATGTCGTCCATCTTGCAGATTACACAAACCCAAGACGGCTATTTATGGATTGCAACTCCGGACAAACTTAATAGATATGATGGCTATGAATTTAAGTCTATTCCACATGAATATGGAAAAGATAACTCGCCTTCCGATAACTATATTACCGCTCTGGTTCCCTTGCCTGACGGGAGTTTGCTCATAGGTACCCATTCAGGATATATTGACCGATATTACAATAAATATAATAAGTTTAACCATTATAAGGTTTGGACACAGCAATCAGATGCTTATGAAATCAGAGGATTCTGTCTTGTGGACTCTCAAAATGTAATTGCTTATACTATGGGTGGTGGACTTATAAAACTTAATATATCATCAGGTGAATATGAACGTATTACTTCCAAAAATTCTCAACTGCCCTCAGACTATACACAAGCGGTGTTAAAGTTAGGAGAGCATCTGTTTGCAATCGGAACTGACCAAGGAATAGCCTATTATAATTCAAAAGAATCACATTTTTTACCTAATAGAAATTTAGAACAACATTCGGTCAGTTGTTTAGCACTGTTTAAGGGCAGTCTATATGCCGGAACAGGAAATTCAGGTCTTTTCAAAGTAGATTCTAATAAAGAAACAGAAATTAAACTCGGGGAAAATGACAATGAAGAATTTTCACATATCAACGTATTGTATCCTGATTCTAAAGGTAATTTATGGATAGGTACAACCTTTGACGGCTTAGTCAATATAACCAAAGAGGGTAGTTCTTGGATTTTAAAAAGGGACTTGTCGGATCATTTTTCACTGATAAACAACACAATATATGATATTTTTGAGGATTCTGAAGGTAATATATGGTTAGGGACTATTAGTGGAATTTCAGTTTATTTACCCTTGAATCAACAGTTCAAATTTTATCGTCCAAACTCAGATAAATTAGGTACACATAGTAAGCAAGTTTATCCTATTTATGAAGACCGCCAACACCGAATCTGGTTGGGAACATTGGAAGGTGGTTTGAACTTGTTTGACCCGAGTTCCGAAAACTTTACTTCCTTTAACCGGAACAATTCACATGGCTTAACTTCCAATAGTATTAGAGCGATATTTCAAGATTCTAAAGAGCGTTATTGGGTTGGAACCGGTGAACAAGGGTTGTTTGAATTTTTTCCTAAAGAACGTAAATTTACTCCTGCCACAGACGAAAATGGTAGAGTTATGACGCATAACCCCATTCGTTCCATATATGAAGACAACAGAGGTTTGTTATTGATTGGTACTACTGATGGTTTGTTGGTTTGGAATCCAAAAACTAAAGAAATACACTCCGGTTTTGAGTGTACAACCAATGACTTTCCACCACAGGTTATATATGATATTAAACCCGGTAGGTCTGCAAACCTAGTTTGGGTTGCTTCGTTCGGACAGGGTTTGTTTGAATTTGATATTGAAAAGAGAGAGTTTGTGAGTTGTTACTCTACTGCTACAAAGGGTTTTTCAAATATGAATAATAATGTCATGTCTATAAAAAAATTGGGCAAAGACACACTTCTACTGGGAACTTTTGGTGGAGGAATTAATATTCTTGATATTAAACAAAATAGAATTTCGACATTTTCTGAAGTTAATGGACTACCCAATGATGCTGTTTATGGACTTTTGATTGATAAAGAGGGCAATTGGTGGGTGAGTTCCAACAAGGGAATAGCAAAAATTAACCCTCAAACCGGAAGTGTGAGTAGCTTTGACAGACCGGAGCAAATACAAAGTCTGGAGTTTAATGAGGCTTCTTATCTCGCTTCAAGCAGTGGACTGTTCTTGTTTGGTGGAATTGAAGGTTTAAACATATTTGATCCTTCAAAAATACTTGTAAATAGTGGTGCACCCATTGTTCATTTAACCAAGATGAGTGTGTTTGAAAGACAGTTAACTAATTTGTGGGTAGATAATCTTCAGTTAACTCATAAACAAAACTTTATAAGCTTTGAATTTGTTGGCATAGAACTGCTGAATCCCGATAAGGTTACCTACAGCTATATGCTCGAAGGTATTGATCAAGATTGGGTGAATGCAGGTAATCGCAGATTTGTTCAATATCCCGATTTGCGTCCGGGACAATATATCTTCAAAGTTCGTGCAAGAAGTCAGGACGGTGTTTGGTCAAACAATATTGCCACTAAATCATTTACCATCTTATCTCCATTTTGGCTCACATGGTGGTTTATACTCTTAATTGCGATAGCACTTTTATTAGCCCTTTACGGAGGATATGTGTATAGGGTAAATATTATCCGCAAAGAATTTAAAACAAAAGTTACCGAAATTGAACTCAAAGCCTTGCGCTCTCAAATGAACCCTCACTTTATTTTCAATTCTATCAATAGCATTCAATATTATATTCTGAACAAAAATCCCAAGCTTGCATATTCGTATCTCACTAAATTCTCCTCTTTGATGAGGAAAATTCTGCAAAACTCAAGGCTCAACTTTATTCCACTTGCAGAAGAGTTAGAATCGTTGCAACTCTATATTGATCTCGAAAATATCAGAATAGAAGGCGAAATTCAATACAAGGTAGAAATTGCTGAAGATATCAATCCCAAATCTATGCTGATACCCTCAATGATTTTGCAGCCCTTTATCGAAAATTCAATTGTACATGGATTGCTGAACAAAGAGGGTGAAAAGAAAGTTACACTCAGGGTTAAGAAGGAGATTTCGCATTTTTATTGCGAAATTGAAGACAATGGCATTGGACGTGCAAAAGCAAAAGAACTCAATGCAAACCGAACAAAAAAACATGAATCTACTGCTATGAAAGCTATCAAAGAAAGATTAGAGTTGCTCAATGTAGATATGTACAAGAAACTAACCATTAATGTCATAGACTTGTTTGACAACCAAGAAAATGCAAGCGGAACTTTAGTCCAAGTCTTTATACCATTTATGAAGGAATATTAA
- a CDS encoding UDP-2,3-diacylglucosamine diphosphatase, which yields MGESRNKIYFASDFHLGFERESDNHTREITVVKWLSQIQKDAAEVYLLGDIFDFWFEYKTVIPKGFTRFLGKIAEMVDSGIAVTIFKGNHDMWMFGYLEKELGVKIISDELCIERAGKKFFLHHGDGLGKGEFGYKFIKFIFRNTFFQWLFARFHPNFGIRLAKFLSAGSRKANYRSDLEYKGDDNEFLTQFALSKLKQEYFDYFIFGHRHLPLDIHLQNNSRYINLGEWVTHYTYAEFDGNGLELKTYSGNLIV from the coding sequence TTGGGCGAGTCAAGAAATAAGATTTATTTTGCTTCTGATTTTCATTTGGGGTTTGAACGAGAATCAGACAATCATACACGTGAGATAACGGTGGTCAAATGGCTTTCGCAGATTCAAAAAGATGCTGCCGAAGTCTATTTGTTGGGTGATATTTTTGATTTCTGGTTTGAATATAAAACAGTAATTCCAAAAGGATTTACCAGATTTTTGGGCAAAATTGCAGAGATGGTGGACTCCGGAATTGCGGTTACTATATTCAAAGGAAATCATGATATGTGGATGTTTGGCTATTTGGAGAAAGAGTTAGGAGTGAAAATCATTTCTGACGAATTATGCATTGAAAGAGCAGGTAAAAAATTCTTTCTGCATCATGGAGATGGTCTGGGGAAAGGAGAATTTGGTTATAAATTTATAAAATTCATTTTTCGAAATACATTTTTTCAATGGCTCTTTGCCCGTTTTCATCCTAACTTCGGAATCAGATTAGCAAAATTCTTATCTGCCGGAAGTCGGAAGGCTAATTATCGCTCTGACCTTGAATACAAAGGTGACGACAATGAGTTTTTGACACAGTTTGCGCTTTCAAAACTCAAACAAGAATATTTCGATTATTTCATTTTTGGACATAGACATCTGCCTTTGGATATTCATCTACAGAACAATTCACGTTACATCAATTTGGGAGAATGGGTTACGCATTATACCTATGCTGAATTTGATGGAAATGGTTTAGAATTGAAAACTTATTCAGGCAATCTGATTGTGTAA
- a CDS encoding DUF1573 domain-containing protein, producing the protein MKSAIIRTLSLLSFLLVSQVVSAQVVKSPFSFEEYEHNFGEVFESGGVISTKFYFTNTWDKPIYISQVNVSCGCTEPVYNKDSIKPGEKGFLTARFDPSGRPGHFDKALTVTFNDNPGFTVHLTIKGDVISVTKPVKGKYSILYGNTSMNSTTFDFGEIKQDKEYVAKIKISNDGYNRVQFLGFQDLPKIFQVDYPQYLNSGDTAVMTLKVNKADMTEYWGEFNFRLILLSNDYQMSQKIVYVKGKKTQDFSKLSKKELAVAPIIKAETTSVKFDKIKIGGVASKTIIITNKGKTNLEIRKIHYACYCFKGSIEKEIIAPGETVTLTLTFDSIGQREGKLYRGITIYSNDPKNSELMIYGETEIVK; encoded by the coding sequence ATGAAATCAGCAATTATCCGCACCTTGTCATTATTGAGTTTTCTCTTGGTTAGTCAAGTTGTATCGGCACAAGTTGTCAAATCGCCATTCTCATTTGAAGAATATGAACACAATTTTGGAGAAGTTTTTGAATCAGGGGGTGTCATAAGTACTAAATTTTATTTTACAAATACATGGGATAAACCCATATACATCAGTCAAGTCAATGTGAGTTGCGGTTGTACCGAACCGGTTTACAATAAAGATTCAATTAAGCCCGGAGAGAAAGGTTTTTTAACTGCCAGATTTGACCCAAGCGGAAGACCCGGTCATTTTGATAAAGCACTTACTGTTACTTTCAACGATAATCCCGGTTTTACTGTTCATCTTACTATCAAAGGCGATGTTATTTCTGTTACTAAACCCGTCAAGGGAAAATACTCTATTTTGTATGGAAATACTTCCATGAACTCAACCACATTTGACTTTGGTGAAATAAAACAGGACAAAGAATATGTTGCCAAAATCAAGATTTCTAATGACGGCTATAACCGCGTGCAGTTCTTGGGATTTCAGGATTTGCCCAAAATATTCCAGGTTGATTATCCGCAATATCTTAATTCCGGTGATACTGCTGTGATGACACTCAAAGTCAACAAAGCAGATATGACAGAATATTGGGGTGAGTTCAATTTCAGACTGATTTTGCTTTCAAATGATTATCAAATGAGTCAGAAAATTGTTTACGTAAAGGGCAAAAAAACACAAGATTTCTCCAAACTTTCCAAAAAAGAATTGGCAGTCGCTCCGATAATCAAAGCAGAAACAACTTCTGTTAAGTTTGATAAAATAAAAATCGGAGGTGTAGCATCCAAGACCATAATCATCACCAATAAAGGAAAAACAAACTTAGAAATAAGAAAAATTCACTACGCTTGTTATTGTTTCAAAGGAAGTATTGAAAAAGAAATAATTGCACCGGGAGAAACCGTTACACTCACATTGACCTTTGACAGTATTGGGCAAAGGGAAGGTAAATTATATCGCGGAATTACCATATACTCAAACGACCCCAAAAACTCTGAATTGATGATATATGGTGAAACGGAAATTGTGAAGTAA
- the pssA gene encoding CDP-diacylglycerol--serine O-phosphatidyltransferase, with translation MYSIKKHIPNLFTLGNLACGFLAIFFILKGYSVVWACWLVLLAGALDFFDGFVARALKVSGELGKQLDSLADMVTFGVVPGFLAWYVGKSDSWLMFAAATLIPLFSALRLAKFNIDERQHDTFIGVPTPMNTFFWVGIVFLTKNYPLFENVVSAPNVFYSLTIFTALMLVANIPMLALKFKNFDKTFYLKLFIFFIPALAAVLFMGLAALAPIYFYYLICSIVFKLTLL, from the coding sequence ATGTATTCAATCAAGAAACATATTCCCAATCTTTTTACACTTGGCAATCTTGCCTGCGGTTTTTTAGCTATCTTTTTCATTTTGAAAGGCTATTCGGTAGTGTGGGCATGTTGGTTAGTCCTGTTGGCAGGGGCATTAGATTTCTTTGACGGCTTTGTGGCACGGGCATTAAAGGTTTCAGGAGAACTCGGCAAACAGTTGGATTCGCTGGCAGACATGGTTACTTTTGGGGTTGTACCGGGTTTTCTCGCTTGGTATGTAGGCAAAAGCGACTCATGGCTGATGTTTGCTGCTGCCACTTTGATTCCATTATTTTCTGCGCTCAGATTAGCAAAATTCAATATTGACGAAAGACAACATGACACCTTTATTGGTGTGCCAACACCAATGAACACCTTTTTCTGGGTAGGAATAGTCTTTCTAACCAAGAATTACCCATTATTTGAAAATGTAGTATCAGCACCCAATGTTTTCTACTCACTTACAATTTTCACAGCACTCATGTTAGTTGCCAATATTCCGATGTTGGCATTGAAATTCAAGAATTTTGACAAAACTTTCTATCTCAAACTTTTTATCTTTTTCATTCCTGCCTTGGCTGCAGTCTTATTCATGGGTCTGGCTGCGTTAGCCCCCATATATTTCTATTACCTGATTTGCTCGATTGTATTTAAACTGACACTGCTGTAA
- a CDS encoding histidine kinase translates to MNNEHHIIINHKLANAIVCSHAVFNYLTAIQNRITFDQKRDAINGLSAYAKFLRKVISLVDLSEWTVKEEVELLDEYLQMEKIRFGELFDFSIDNNTPYQVLHVLLCIPFVELLVSASLKNNLKPVKLTISFEYSNNKLLLNVLINQMLPPFDIQERNDEQQGRFRLLKEKMKLCASEYTENITQKQTQYTLLINH, encoded by the coding sequence ATGAATAATGAACATCATATTATTATTAATCACAAGTTGGCAAATGCAATTGTGTGTTCCCATGCGGTGTTCAACTATCTGACTGCGATTCAAAACCGTATTACATTTGACCAAAAACGCGATGCAATCAATGGATTGTCAGCTTATGCAAAATTTTTGCGAAAGGTGATTTCACTTGTTGACTTATCCGAGTGGACTGTGAAAGAAGAGGTGGAATTGTTAGACGAGTATTTGCAAATGGAAAAAATCAGATTTGGAGAGTTATTTGATTTCAGTATTGACAACAATACACCCTATCAAGTATTGCACGTGCTACTCTGCATTCCATTTGTGGAATTGCTTGTTTCTGCTTCTCTCAAAAATAACCTCAAACCTGTTAAATTGACAATCAGTTTTGAATATAGCAATAACAAACTATTACTTAATGTATTGATAAATCAGATGCTACCGCCATTTGACATACAAGAAAGAAATGATGAACAACAAGGAAGATTCCGATTGTTAAAAGAAAAAATGAAACTATGTGCATCTGAATACACAGAAAATATTACACAGAAACAAACCCAATATACCTTATTAATCAACCATTAA
- a CDS encoding trypsin-like peptidase domain-containing protein, which translates to MKQKLILLLGAAVFGFGGAWLFSITNKTYYNFSDELSSAENKFKSSEVSFQSASKPSDVTDFVQASAVTTPSVVFIKTTAEVRTASPFWFFDYDPFGSIGQVASTGSGVIMSKDGYIATNLHVVKDAVKIEVVLNNKKKVYTAKLIGSDPSTDLALIKIEMDNLPAIKTGNSDNLQIGEWVLAVGNPFNLTSTVTAGIVSAKGRNINIVHNQFPIESFIQTDAAINPGNSGGALVNTKGELIGINTAIMSQTGSYSGYGFAIPVNIVIKTVKDLIEFGEVQRGFTGMDVADIDYETQQKLKISFDDGVYVANVLEDGPAFKAGIRAGDLIVGIQDRIVDAKSSYDEYLSYQRPGDKIKISYKRDGKVKDAVLTLINKQGNTDLIKKTSVRSDELGADFSKVTKLEMQRYGIDYGVKVSEVRSGFVRRMGLSDDFIFVKFNGKECREPNDLIQWLSQANGRIQIEGISADGQRKYYNFYGY; encoded by the coding sequence ATGAAACAGAAACTTATTTTGCTCTTAGGCGCTGCTGTATTTGGCTTTGGCGGTGCATGGTTGTTCAGCATTACAAACAAGACTTATTATAATTTTTCAGATGAGTTAAGCTCTGCTGAAAATAAGTTCAAATCATCCGAAGTGTCGTTTCAAAGTGCATCAAAGCCTTCGGATGTGACAGATTTTGTGCAAGCGTCTGCCGTTACTACACCTTCTGTTGTGTTTATTAAAACAACAGCAGAAGTAAGAACTGCAAGCCCTTTCTGGTTTTTTGATTATGATCCGTTTGGAAGTATAGGACAGGTTGCAAGTACCGGCTCAGGTGTTATTATGTCCAAAGACGGTTATATTGCTACAAACCTACATGTGGTCAAAGATGCGGTTAAAATAGAAGTTGTTCTGAATAACAAAAAGAAAGTATATACCGCCAAATTAATAGGCTCCGACCCTTCTACTGATTTAGCGCTTATTAAGATTGAAATGGACAATCTGCCGGCAATTAAAACAGGTAATTCAGATAATCTACAAATCGGAGAATGGGTGCTGGCTGTTGGTAATCCCTTCAACTTGACATCGACTGTTACAGCAGGTATTGTGAGTGCTAAAGGAAGAAATATCAATATTGTACACAACCAATTCCCGATAGAATCTTTTATTCAGACGGATGCTGCTATTAACCCGGGAAATTCCGGTGGAGCATTAGTCAATACCAAAGGTGAGTTGATTGGTATTAATACTGCAATTATGTCGCAAACCGGTTCATACAGCGGATATGGTTTTGCTATTCCTGTCAATATTGTTATCAAAACAGTCAAAGACCTCATTGAGTTTGGAGAGGTTCAAAGAGGTTTTACGGGTATGGATGTGGCTGATATTGATTATGAAACTCAACAAAAATTGAAAATCTCATTCGATGATGGGGTATATGTTGCTAATGTTTTGGAAGATGGTCCTGCCTTCAAAGCAGGCATCAGGGCAGGGGATTTGATTGTTGGAATTCAGGACAGAATTGTGGATGCCAAGTCTTCTTATGATGAATATTTATCATACCAAAGACCGGGAGATAAAATTAAAATCAGTTATAAAAGGGACGGAAAAGTTAAGGATGCCGTGCTTACACTTATCAATAAACAAGGGAATACCGATTTGATTAAGAAAACATCAGTTCGGTCGGATGAATTGGGAGCAGACTTTTCTAAGGTTACGAAATTAGAAATGCAACGTTATGGTATTGATTATGGTGTCAAAGTGAGCGAAGTTCGTTCTGGATTTGTACGCAGAATGGGTTTGTCTGATGATTTTATCTTTGTGAAATTTAATGGCAAAGAGTGCAGAGAGCCTAATGATCTAATTCAATGGTTGTCACAAGCCAATGGCAGAATACAGATTGAAGGTATCTCTGCTGATGGACAACGCAAGTATTATAATTTCTACGGGTATTAA
- the msrB gene encoding peptide-methionine (R)-S-oxide reductase MsrB, producing MTKKVIKIEAEWQQQLDTESYRVLRERGTEQPFSGKFNDFWEAGTFVCKGCGNPLFNSETKFNAGCGWPSYSDVLNKSSVILKPDYSHFMTRTEVVCAQCESHLGHVFDDGPSPTFQRYCINSVCLNFEKKEAH from the coding sequence ATGACAAAAAAAGTAATCAAAATCGAAGCGGAGTGGCAACAACAGTTGGATACAGAATCATATAGGGTATTGCGTGAAAGGGGCACAGAACAGCCGTTCAGTGGCAAGTTTAATGATTTTTGGGAAGCAGGCACTTTTGTTTGCAAAGGGTGTGGCAATCCGCTTTTCAACTCCGAAACAAAATTTAATGCAGGCTGTGGCTGGCCTTCATATTCCGATGTTTTGAATAAATCATCGGTCATTCTCAAACCGGATTACAGCCATTTTATGACAAGAACCGAAGTAGTGTGTGCACAATGTGAGAGCCATCTTGGGCATGTGTTTGATGACGGTCCGTCACCCACTTTTCAACGCTATTGTATCAACTCTGTATGCCTGAATTTTGAAAAAAAAGAGGCACACTAA
- a CDS encoding class I SAM-dependent methyltransferase, with amino-acid sequence MQLLRKVYYRFKVAIAYLQSPRYAIKRGYIHRKRIKTFNDNSLTDEYQNEVYIRARELYEGKQLKSLLDVGCGSAYKLIKFFPNEQKAGVELDIGFLNAKYPELQWFDYQNPSWKSFKAEMLICADVIEHVQDPDVFMQTLSEHTQIKYFVFSTPERDLENSPWTYGPPNNECHYREWSFGEFENFISNYFEIIEHIISNQEQRTQLVICRPLHLQE; translated from the coding sequence ATGCAGCTGTTAAGAAAAGTTTATTATAGGTTCAAAGTGGCTATTGCGTATTTGCAATCACCGCGTTATGCAATCAAAAGAGGCTATATCCACCGAAAAAGAATCAAGACTTTTAATGATAACTCTTTGACAGATGAATATCAAAATGAAGTTTACATCAGAGCGCGTGAATTATATGAAGGAAAACAACTAAAATCATTGCTGGATGTGGGCTGCGGTTCTGCATACAAACTAATAAAGTTTTTTCCGAATGAACAGAAAGCCGGTGTTGAACTGGATATAGGTTTTTTGAATGCTAAATATCCGGAACTGCAATGGTTTGATTATCAGAATCCAAGTTGGAAATCATTTAAAGCTGAAATGTTGATTTGTGCGGACGTAATTGAACATGTTCAAGACCCTGATGTTTTTATGCAAACACTCTCCGAACATACTCAAATCAAATATTTTGTATTCAGCACTCCCGAACGAGATTTAGAAAACTCCCCTTGGACTTACGGACCTCCCAACAATGAATGTCATTACAGAGAATGGTCTTTTGGAGAATTTGAAAACTTTATTTCAAACTATTTTGAAATCATAGAACACATCATTTCCAATCAAGAACAAAGAACGCAGTTGGTTATTTGCCGTCCTCTACACCTTCAGGAGTAG
- a CDS encoding response regulator, translating into MRILIVDDEKKSREVLKALIELYYENIEAIETCQDIAGAKKAIIDFKPNLAFLDISLREGDSYQLLNEIGDFDFEIIFITAFDENSIRVLNYCGFPTLMKPIDVDQLVHEITNSTSRLNTGFSRNQYKLARFLFAKPIQQFPVFVHNHWELIPIAEISELEKEAGGKTLLKLKSGKTLLTPANIATIQELLATVN; encoded by the coding sequence ATGCGCATACTAATAGTTGATGATGAAAAAAAGAGCAGAGAAGTGCTCAAAGCCTTGATAGAACTCTATTATGAGAATATTGAAGCCATAGAAACCTGTCAGGATATTGCAGGAGCAAAAAAAGCCATAATTGATTTTAAACCTAATCTCGCATTTTTGGATATCAGTCTGAGAGAAGGAGATTCTTATCAGTTGCTGAACGAAATTGGAGACTTTGATTTTGAGATTATCTTTATCACGGCATTTGACGAAAACTCAATCAGGGTGTTAAATTATTGTGGATTTCCTACGCTAATGAAACCTATTGATGTTGACCAGTTGGTGCATGAAATTACAAATTCTACATCCCGTTTGAATACCGGTTTTTCCCGTAATCAGTACAAGTTAGCTCGTTTTCTGTTTGCAAAACCGATACAGCAATTCCCCGTATTTGTGCACAATCATTGGGAGCTCATACCCATTGCAGAAATCTCTGAATTGGAAAAAGAGGCAGGTGGCAAAACTCTGCTTAAACTTAAATCAGGCAAAACATTGTTGACTCCTGCCAATATCGCCACAATTCAAGAATTACTTGCAACCGTGAATTGA
- a CDS encoding LytTR family DNA-binding domain-containing protein: MLKTIIIDDEQNVREVLSKLLADYCPDVKVEAFATNIEEGTKLIKELQPDLVFLDVEFPEKSGFELIDELKHEEFDVIFISGHEEYALKAFKTEAVDYLLKPFNVEELEVAVNKVLEKRRKESSVRYADVFLQKWNGSQDRQVALTSSDGLLFVKVKDIIYCKGDGAYTYFYMKDSDRITVSKNLKEFEELLRDMGFYRVHKSYLINLNQMKKYVRGDGGHVIMSNGDSVDVSKRKKEGFLSNLSKV; encoded by the coding sequence ATGCTAAAGACTATTATTATTGATGATGAACAAAATGTACGCGAAGTGTTGAGCAAATTGCTTGCAGACTATTGCCCGGATGTAAAGGTAGAAGCTTTTGCAACCAATATTGAAGAAGGTACCAAGTTAATCAAAGAATTGCAGCCGGATTTGGTATTTTTAGATGTGGAATTTCCTGAGAAATCAGGTTTTGAGTTGATTGATGAACTTAAGCATGAGGAATTTGATGTCATTTTTATTTCAGGACATGAGGAATATGCGCTAAAGGCATTCAAAACAGAAGCCGTTGACTACTTACTCAAACCCTTTAATGTGGAAGAACTCGAGGTCGCTGTGAACAAAGTATTAGAAAAACGCAGAAAAGAAAGCTCAGTACGGTATGCAGATGTGTTCTTGCAAAAGTGGAATGGCTCACAAGACAGACAAGTTGCTTTAACAAGTTCTGATGGATTGTTATTTGTTAAGGTAAAAGATATCATCTATTGCAAAGGCGATGGAGCTTATACATATTTCTATATGAAGGATTCGGACAGAATTACAGTGTCAAAAAATCTCAAGGAGTTTGAAGAATTATTGAGGGACATGGGCTTTTATCGGGTTCATAAATCCTACTTGATTAATCTCAACCAGATGAAAAAATATGTGCGAGGAGATGGTGGTCATGTGATTATGAGTAATGGTGACTCCGTGGATGTATCCAAAAGAAAAAAAGAGGGGTTTCTGTCCAATTTATCCAAAGTATAA